The Magnolia sinica isolate HGM2019 chromosome 3, MsV1, whole genome shotgun sequence genome includes the window ATATTATGCGAGTGGCTAAATAAGCAATCGATCTCATTCGATGTCGGTCACATACTACGTATCTACCTATGTAggcacttggggtcatagttaTTCAATTTGAATTAAGCCACACATTCAATTCTGACACGCCCACACTTATCACGTGACAAAAATTATAAATCGAACCACAATAGTTAtaatgtgacctaattaacaaattggatagcaaataaacattataagaggccctatgaagttttcaactgtggttgttcaatcaccattgttttcttatggtgtggtctacttgagatttagatttgtcttattcaTAAGCTCATGTCCTAGAATgatagggggaaaaaaaaacagtccaagctcatgccataaaatgatatagaaaaatgagtatatcatggtaggccccacatagcactGTTCAGTAGCCACCTAAAAGCGATTGACCGGTGTACCATACACCATTGACCTGGCTAGCCTGGGTACGTGTCATACCAAATGAGCTTTAAAATGTACAAACGGTTagaaagagatcaaagttatatggccccataaTAATGTATTATTATATTTACACCTATCATTCATTTTgcgtgatcattttagaacatgagcccatAAACAAATCATATCCAAGTTTAAAGTAGAttgattttagagcatgagcaaaATCATGAGCCCAGAAACGAGTCATATCCAAGGTTAAATTAGACCACAACTCAAATAGCATGGGGGGAGAATGATTCTTATGGTTAAAATATTAATGGGCCCCACCGTAAcaatattttccatccaatctgttgataaggtcacgtgtaCCTGGATGcagagtgaaaacaaatatcatatcaatcggaaacttttgtgaaaggatttcaatggtagacgttcaatctagtACTgccttttgcaatgtggtccactttatctttggaCCTGTCTTAGCCTtgcgacgagctcaccaaatgtatggacggtttagatataacacattcctcgTGATGGGACACACCAGTCACGATCAGCTCGGTGGTGACCGGTACATCAACGAATCCGCTCCCTCACTTGGAATCCATTTCCTCTGCCTGCCATAATAAGTAAAATTCTGTTTTCCTACTTTCACATTAATAATGATTCAtcagtgtgatgatgtggcctaatTAAattggaaacggattagctacttcctgacacccgccaatggctgggtagtggtcggtgctctgtgggcccaccatgatgtatgtgtttcatccatgctgtccatccatttttacagatcattttaccatACGAGGCCAAAAGTGAGTATATtccaatctaaagtggaccacattacaggaaacagtgttgaatgagagtcgaacgttgaaaacattttgagggctataaaagttttggatcaaatctaatttttgttttttcccttcatctgatttttgtttttccccttcatctgggcccgtatgacctaatcaacagattggatgtcaaataaacagtacacgggccttaggaggattttaatggtggatatccaatcactattgttttcatgttgtgtggtctacctgagatttttatccctctcatttttgggatcaagctctaaaattatctgtaaaaatggataaacggaatggatgaaacacatacatcatggtgggtctacagagcactgaccaccggacacggggctggtgtcagggggagtagccaatccgtttccattaaaTTGCAACCACGAGTATTTTTCTACTGGCTAGTAGCCAgtgctccgtggaccccaccatgatgtgtgtgtttcatccatgttgttcaccCATTTTCAcccatcattttatggtatgagctcaaaaatgaggttgatccaaatattaagtggaccgcacagtgttgattgaatgcccaccgttaaaaacttattgggggccacaaaagttttagattaatatgatgtgtattttttccatcatccaagtctatatgacctaatcaacaggttagatgtcaaataatcattacagtaggccccaagaggtttttaatggcggacattcagtcacaactgttttcccatggcatggtccacctgatatttatacttacctcatttttggaatcaagccctaaaattatcttaaaaaatggatggacggcatggataaaatacattaatcatgctggggtccacatagcaccgaccactagccgcCCAGTGGGTAgcagcgtcactggccaaaccgcgtcccagtCAGCAGCCATTCCACGTCCCATCAATCGCCATCCAAAAAAGTTTCCATtggcaaatacatcatggtggggtccacaaagcaccgaATCACCagctccaccacgatgtatgtgtttcatacacgcAGTCCATCTAtcctttctagatcattttagagcgtggaacaaaaattgaggtatatcccaatgcCAAGTCGACCACATTACCTGACaactaaaaactttttgggctagaagttttggatcgaggttCTTTGccttttccattcatctaggtttgtatgcAGGGGTGTACACAATCAGAGCTAGCTCGCTTGACTCATAAAAGCTCGATTGGACCCTGTTCGGGGTTTAGTTTGAGCAGAGTGGAGCTGAtgtttttagctcaaaaatgagttccaGCTGAATTCAAACtagcccagctcaactcgactcggattaaACCTAACTCCGAAGGAATCAATTCGATTGGCGtgaccggtggcaaggaaggtatgtatatgaaacaattactgtgtttttttttttcttgatgttTATGTTACTTaggaggtgtttgataaaatacctgtaagaCCACTGTTGGTGTTTCACACGTGAGATGTCCAGTGGAGTCAAGGTGAGGACACTTTTTAATTttaacacacccacacacactcaAGCGGCATTGGGATTgggatttcaccacgtatggtTACTCGAACCGGACCATGTGTTGAAAcgcctgggagtctaccaccggaaCAAGAGTAAGAACTGGGTCTGTGTGAGCTAATGGTGAACAGCATGGACATCCATTCACTATTGCTTTTCTGTAATATGGtcattgaaacacatacatcatggtggggcccacgtagcactgaccaccagccattggcaggggagtagccaatcagttTCCCCTCCACTCCTGCACACGTGTCAATGCGACCCACACGTGCAAGATCTAACCCGTTTGTTACGTGCATGCCACCCTATGGAACCCGAAACGAACGGCTGATAAAAAGAAAACCATCCGAACCGTCACACTCCTCCCCCAGTGCCTGCGGCAGCCTGACTTCGCAGCACGAGGACCGGATTGCGTCCTCTACTCCtctgtcaggggctctgtggggcccgccaACATCTATGTATTCTATCTACGCCGTCGCTGACACCTTCTTAGGGGCCCACGtttatatttatttaccatccaacctgctcataaggtcaggTAGACCTTGATGAAGccaaaacataaatatcggctaagataacaagttttcaatggtaggcgttcaatctccactgtttcttttggtgtggtccacctaagctttagatctaactcctttttgggctctaactctaaaatgatctgccaaaatgaatggaccgcgtggataaacaaatacattacggtgggacccacagagatccTAGCATGACCTTGTCCGTCATGGCCGCGTCCCACCAAACCAACGGCTTCGATCTCCCGCATGCTCGCTAGCCCCGATAAGCACGTGTGAAACACCAAATCAAAACTGAAATATTTCTAAACACCCAAACGCCACCATATCTTCTATTtatattaaaaggaaaaaaaaaaaaaacgatcgaAACATCTCAAAACACGACCGACTTGAACGCGCTCTTGTGATTATTGCAAAAACAGACCATCCCAAACACTCTAAAACCCAAAACAGAAAAACACAAATTCCAACAAAACCCTAGTAGGGTTTGACAGGGGCGAAGGAAAGAAGTTCCTTGGAACGGGCCCACGGCTTCACGACCACAACCGCGTCGAATTCCTTGGAAAGACCGTTCTCTGCCGCATCAACGGTCGAGATCTTGAGAAAGTATTTCATTCCGGATACAACCTGCTTCTCGGCTTTGAAGACACGgaagaaagagagatgggtgCCATGGTTCTTGTTGTATTCGTCGACGGAGAACTTTCCAAGGGATTGGATATCTGGGTTTGATTCGACATTCCTGATTTCAGTCTTTCCACCGACTTTTAGGCCATCGATGGAGCGAAAGggcgagagagaggaggagagagagatggagagagataaGGTGACGAGAGAGAGAgcgaggaagagagaggaagagattgCTGCCATTGCTCTTTTTTTCTTGTGTGTGAGGAAAGAGGAGATTGAGCGGTTTTTATGGTGTTTGGGGGCTGGTTTTGCATTTTACGAGAGACTTCTGTATTAGTCTTGCACcagttttaaaatggtggtgactaatTCCTCCCAACAGCGGCAATGATGTACGGCTATCCATCACGTCCATTTGTGAATCCCATTGCTACGCTTTTGGTGGATGGATAGAGAGGGACGACGtacatgggttttttttttttagttagcttgttagtacaccccactgttagttcacGGATCACTATTAGCCAACCCCACAAATGAATTGATATCAAGAATTGAAAcggggtatctttcactcagtctaccacttgagctatggatcaaggtgtaggTACATGGGTAACTATGGTGTTTGGGTGTTGGTTTTGCAATGAACCTGTGGTAGGAagaaatgtgggcccacagagatgcccgtgataaatccattccgtccgtcATGTCCTTCGATATCTTGggttaattttaaaatataattttaaagaaGAGTATGATataaatttaggttttggttCTAGCTTGTTTCATTTCCTGACGAAGTAGTTTTCTGGCTGACGTCTTGTTGGGCTAGCTTCCAAGCCTACAGGGTCACCAGCTAACTCTCATTCGAATAATATAAACCATTTTTTGGTGTGCTCCCGTGTTAAAGCATCATTGATATTAAAATCTTAACTTTTCACTGTCAGGCCCCTTGATTTGCCTGCtgtatttgaaattttttggagatatataaaaataattcaaCGATAATACAATCGGAGTGCATCGAGCAACGCTACATATCCACTAGCTTAGAAGCAAAAAGGATTAAGTAGTGTTGAATGGATTAAGTAGTGTTGAATGGTTATAACAACTGTCAGAATGTAGTAAACATATGATGGCCAAGTTAAAgttataaataacaaaggaattcAGCAAATTAAATTTTCccataccaatcaaactaaaCCAAACATTCTGTAATGTAATTCAACATGGTGATTAAGTCATCATAATAGAAAGATAGGGTAGAGAACAATGAGGCAGTCATTGTTAAAGTTAAAGAGTGAAGAAAAGATTTAGTAATCGGAGGAGGAATTATGGAGAAGGAagcatgaatgaaaaaaaaaagtttggagTGACGCTTATATCAACCAAGGGTATGgagcatttattagggcatcattaaTTTCTCATCTTATATGACATGTAAGACTACATCATTCGTAGATGGTTGCTATCCCATTGCCATGTGTACCAAAGGATTGTTGCATTAATGAGGGATCACACATCACTTTCACATTTTTCCAAAGGCAAAGCAACGGGGGGCACTGTTCATCCCTATTATCACCAATTTTTACGAGAGTAAATCGAGATGGGTTGCATGTAATCTAAATAGAGTCAATCAAAATTGGTTGTGTATAATCTGAATGGATTTGAATGGTGTATTTGGAGATCTTTTGGGAAATACGAAGAGGATTCTACGGCGATTAATTAGAGTATATCGAGCGGTGTCACATTATCCACTAAGCGGTTGAGTGAAGAATGATCGTGCTAAAGCAATTACAGGGTAGATGAGAGGTTTAGAAGCAAAGAGAGTT containing:
- the LOC131239656 gene encoding cysteine proteinase inhibitor B-like, producing the protein MAAISSSLFLALSLVTLSLSISLSSSLSPFRSIDGLKVGGKTEIRNVESNPDIQSLGKFSVDEYNKNHGTHLSFFRVFKAEKQVVSGMKYFLKISTVDAAENGLSKEFDAVVVVKPWARSKELLSFAPVKPY